In a genomic window of Pelotomaculum thermopropionicum SI:
- a CDS encoding hypothetical membrane protein encodes MDIRINLLPPEMIARHGRWRRQRRLYLAGGAGLAVLLAAHAVLFAATQLVGHNVNRLVKERQAIEGEIQAYRKFSEMKAQAEEIEKLLQKARGTPPDIKRTLAEISLRIPLNVWLTEITVGGAEGGKSPAAGAKTEGAAGGKGGQSAGAPSASGQGRAKAAPAGNAMEVTIKGWAFGHSAVAVWLEDLEKVYGLSDVQCQLSNSEKLGESFMTRFEIKAGLVSGTAGGAGGS; translated from the coding sequence ATGGACATAAGAATTAATCTTCTACCTCCGGAAATGATTGCCCGGCACGGCCGGTGGCGCCGGCAGCGGCGGCTTTACCTGGCCGGCGGGGCTGGGCTGGCCGTGCTGCTGGCGGCCCATGCCGTTCTTTTTGCAGCCACCCAACTGGTCGGCCACAACGTCAACCGCTTGGTTAAAGAGCGCCAGGCCATAGAGGGGGAGATTCAGGCCTACCGGAAGTTTTCCGAAATGAAGGCGCAGGCGGAGGAAATTGAAAAACTGCTGCAAAAAGCCAGGGGCACGCCGCCGGACATTAAGAGAACGCTGGCCGAAATAAGCTTGCGGATACCTCTGAACGTCTGGCTGACCGAGATAACCGTAGGCGGCGCGGAAGGGGGCAAAAGCCCCGCCGCCGGTGCCAAGACGGAGGGGGCGGCAGGCGGCAAAGGCGGCCAGTCGGCCGGCGCCCCGTCCGCAAGCGGCCAGGGCAGGGCAAAGGCGGCTCCGGCCGGGAACGCCATGGAGGTTACCATCAAGGGCTGGGCCTTCGGTCATTCCGCGGTGGCCGTCTGGCTGGAGGACCTGGAAAAGGTGTACGGCCTGAGCGACGTTCAGTGCCAGCTTTCAAACAGCGAAAAGCTCGGGGAGAGTTTCATGACCCGCTTTGAAATAAAGGCCGGACTGGTTTCAGGGACGGCGGGAGGGGCAGGCGGATCCTGA
- the PilM gene encoding tfp pilus assembly protein, ATPase PilM — MGFLKSGGSVGLDIDAGVIRAVELKGRTRAAALAAAGRIEIPAGAVEEGAVADVEVVAGALKELWKDARIGSRDVIVGVSNQVVLMRIARLPKVPANKLEKVVRFQAGDYFPIPLEQLVLDFFLIGEVEGGDGPEMEVLLVAARRENLGGLLDALSAASLRPLAIDASSLALLRTLPGERQAGAVAMLDLSTGRNCSFMIAENGVPRLARSILQFQPAAAQKNPAGLFAGLGGGALVAAADDGGEKAADESGIGGWVEALANEVRASIAYYLSQRNVEYVEAIVLSGSGARMAGLPEMIQEELDVPVEIIKPLAVLGGSVPGSCSFLSAEEPDFAVSIGLAVRGLEHR; from the coding sequence ATGGGATTTCTGAAATCCGGCGGTTCGGTGGGGCTGGATATAGATGCCGGCGTTATCCGTGCGGTCGAGCTGAAGGGCAGGACCAGAGCGGCAGCTTTGGCCGCCGCCGGCCGGATTGAGATACCCGCCGGTGCGGTGGAGGAAGGTGCGGTGGCGGATGTGGAAGTTGTCGCAGGCGCCTTGAAAGAGCTGTGGAAGGACGCCCGCATCGGCAGCCGCGACGTGATCGTGGGCGTGTCCAACCAGGTCGTTCTGATGAGGATAGCCAGGCTGCCGAAGGTGCCGGCAAACAAGCTGGAAAAAGTGGTCCGCTTCCAGGCCGGGGACTACTTCCCCATTCCCCTGGAACAACTGGTGCTGGATTTCTTTTTGATCGGCGAGGTGGAGGGCGGGGACGGCCCGGAAATGGAGGTGCTGCTTGTCGCGGCCAGGCGGGAAAACCTGGGCGGGCTGCTTGATGCCCTCTCCGCTGCCTCTTTAAGACCGCTGGCAATCGATGCCTCGTCGCTGGCCCTGCTGCGCACGCTGCCCGGCGAGAGGCAGGCCGGTGCCGTGGCCATGCTGGACTTATCGACCGGCCGGAACTGCTCTTTCATGATTGCCGAAAACGGCGTTCCCCGCCTGGCCAGGTCCATTTTGCAGTTTCAGCCTGCCGCCGCGCAGAAAAACCCTGCCGGGCTGTTTGCCGGCCTGGGCGGCGGCGCCCTGGTGGCGGCGGCAGATGACGGGGGAGAAAAAGCGGCCGATGAAAGCGGCATCGGCGGGTGGGTGGAGGCGCTGGCAAACGAGGTCCGTGCGTCCATCGCCTATTACCTGTCGCAAAGGAACGTGGAATACGTGGAGGCCATTGTTCTCAGCGGCAGCGGGGCGCGAATGGCAGGTTTGCCTGAGATGATTCAAGAGGAACTGGATGTTCCGGTTGAAATAATAAAACCCCTGGCCGTGCTTGGCGGCTCTGTTCCCGGCAGTTGCTCCTTTCTGTCTGCCGAGGAGCCCGATTTTGCCGTAAGCATAGGCCTGGCCGTGAGAGGTTTGGAGCACAGATAA
- the FliA gene encoding DNA-directed RNA polymerase specialized sigma subunit, which produces MLSPGPLGQKGCVQAGNIEAAMAAYLQDGSAESLQKVVEAGTRLVHYFVGLYAPGHSREDLVQSGFEGLLKAAKRYDPGRGVSFSTYASHCIMGEVRHFIRKEASFSRPGWAAGLQERVNRFLEEYLNEKGELPTLDQIAGAVNIRKEGLLQVMRVGWVAPDEIDVSKIRSQRYESFQLPVEDRIVLRQAVEKLTELQRRVIAMLFFKNMTQGEAAEELGITQRKVSRVLHKSLKLLRDIMSP; this is translated from the coding sequence ATGCTGTCGCCGGGGCCTCTGGGGCAAAAAGGGTGTGTGCAGGCCGGGAATATTGAAGCGGCCATGGCGGCATATTTACAGGACGGCAGTGCCGAGAGCCTGCAAAAAGTGGTGGAGGCCGGCACGAGGCTGGTCCACTATTTCGTCGGACTCTACGCGCCCGGCCATTCCAGGGAGGATCTGGTTCAGTCCGGCTTTGAGGGCCTGCTGAAGGCGGCAAAAAGGTACGACCCGGGACGGGGCGTTAGCTTCTCCACTTACGCCTCGCACTGCATTATGGGGGAGGTCCGCCACTTTATCCGCAAGGAGGCCTCCTTTAGCCGCCCCGGCTGGGCGGCAGGGCTGCAGGAAAGGGTGAACCGCTTTCTGGAGGAATATTTAAATGAAAAAGGCGAACTGCCCACGCTGGATCAAATTGCCGGGGCGGTTAATATCCGGAAGGAAGGGCTGCTTCAGGTCATGCGGGTGGGCTGGGTGGCGCCGGACGAAATAGATGTGAGCAAGATCCGCAGCCAGCGCTACGAAAGCTTTCAATTGCCGGTAGAGGACCGCATCGTTCTCAGGCAGGCGGTGGAAAAGCTTACGGAACTGCAGCGCAGGGTAATTGCCATGCTTTTTTTTAAAAACATGACCCAGGGCGAGGCGGCCGAGGAACTGGGAATCACCCAGCGCAAGGTGTCCAGGGTCCTGCACAAAAGCTTAAAGCTGCTGAGGGATATTATGTCCCCGTGA
- the PilO gene encoding tfp pilus assembly protein PilO gives MAGKSRESKNVMPVLAGAALLVLLVFLLNVQVKAYRNARAALERERAACRQAQMMLADLKEAEKQAGLLAEKLAKYQKMMPGEPEQNTLIAELNACAAESGVNLQQISFGSRLAKEGYTEMPLELVLEGRYHDLLAFLEDIQRDGRRAVRLDSIKMSQGREEQTLVRADVAASVFYISKKKTS, from the coding sequence ATGGCAGGCAAAAGCCGCGAGTCCAAAAACGTAATGCCGGTTCTGGCCGGTGCGGCCCTACTTGTCCTTTTAGTCTTCCTGCTGAACGTGCAGGTTAAAGCTTACAGGAACGCCAGGGCCGCCCTGGAGAGGGAAAGGGCGGCCTGCCGGCAGGCGCAGATGATGCTGGCGGACCTGAAAGAGGCCGAAAAGCAGGCCGGCCTTCTGGCGGAAAAGCTGGCAAAGTACCAGAAGATGATGCCCGGGGAGCCTGAGCAAAACACCCTGATTGCCGAACTGAACGCCTGTGCCGCTGAGTCTGGCGTCAACCTGCAGCAGATCAGCTTCGGCAGCCGGCTGGCTAAAGAGGGGTATACCGAAATGCCCCTGGAACTGGTTCTGGAAGGGCGCTACCACGATCTCCTGGCCTTTCTGGAGGATATTCAGAGAGACGGGCGGCGGGCGGTTCGCCTCGACAGCATTAAAATGAGCCAGGGGCGTGAGGAGCAAACCCTGGTCAGGGCCGATGTTGCCGCCAGCGTATTTTATATCTCGAAGAAAAAGACAAGCTAG